In Oryza sativa Japonica Group chromosome 1, ASM3414082v1, the genomic stretch CAACagaacgaacacagccttattcATCTAACTCAATCATTGATTAGTTATCCATTCACCTCACAGTCACCTACGACAGTGTTATCCATTCTACACTTAACACCATGTTTTTTCCTCCCAAAGTCCTCAAAGATAACGCAAACATATCTTTTTTCCTGAATACAACATAAATTATTGGCTTAGATGCGAGCTTTGTTTATTAGGAACAATTAGATAGCATACTAAACCCATGTTCAGAACAAACTTGAGATGAAGCAGAGAGGTCCAAACAATCTAATTGGTACTACATCCACATTACACATGGAAATAACAATACACAATAAAGCTTTGAAAAGTAAAGCATAAATTGTATCGTAATAACATAGGGTATGAAGCCACATTATCACCTATTTTTTATATGCACAGAGTTGCACCTAATCATTTAAAACATTGATTTTCTTTGACGATAAAACTAACAAATCCTGCAGCAAGGCACAGGGTGCCAACTAATCATATACTTAAAACGGAAGGAATAAGTCTATGCTCCTATCAACTATCTTATATGTTTAAAATCTGACTCTCAACTCATATATCAAGCACGTTCACTCTTTAGTTTTTAAAACCATCCaagaaaagtaataaaaaacaTCTTTCCTGGTAATATATTTATTCTACGATGCAAGGCAATGTACATCAATAACGTAAGAGCTTGACCATGAATTCATGTTTACCATAtgtataatggcatggttcatTCGAAGGTTTAGAAATGGGACACTGATAAAGCTATCCAAAACAAAACTTTGTTAACCTTTCCACTCTAAACACACGAAATTACATGTCAACGCTCAATACCATGTCTATTTTTGAACACGATTTATTGATTGGACACACACACATTAATGTATGTCACTGGGGCAGTCACGTGGGTGGGGATGGAGTCGCTGCCCGGTGGACCGAGGGGGCGTGTTTTGTGTGGTAAAGGTGGCTCGCACATAAGGTGAGGAAGGAGGCTGGTTGTGGCTAGGCGAGCAATCTGGTTTTGCTTGCTCTATAGGGAGAGTGGGTTGGTGAAGGGAGCTTGGAGCTTGGGGTCACGTGGGTGGGGACAGGGTCACCGGGGGATCGCTGCCCGGTGGGCCGAGGGGGCATATTTTTGTGTGGTAAAGGTGGCTTGTCATGTCAGGTCAGGTGAGGAAGGAGGCTGCTGTGGCTGGCCGAGCAATCTGGTTTTGCTTCCTCTATAGGGTGAGCGGGTTGGTGAAGGGAGCTTGAAGATTTTGCTTGTATATTAAGATCACCTAAATCTTTCTCTTTACCCCTTGTTAGCTCTCACTTACAAACAAGTACCAACATAATATAGTATGGTATCACtgtataaatataaatttaatGGCTTGCAACTGACGATATGCACATATGTTATATTAGTTATTCAAAGTTGTTCGTTTAATCTTCCAAAATATGCAAAACCACCATCTAAAACCACCTTAGGGGGTAATATGAACGGTATTTCAAAGTTTAGGGGGTTGGATGTCCGGTTTTAAAGTTCAGGGTGCTAGATGGATTTCCATCCAAATTTTAGGTGggtatttggactttttccaaaaaaaacaatctacAAGAAACTAAGAATGCAAATGAATTTAAGTAGGTTTTGGGTTCCCCCAAAACAGATCCAATCAAGGCTGCTACATTCAAGAATTTGAGCATTTTTGTACAGCTGCTCCATCATTTTCTTACTTTTATTAATAACATATTTTGCCTGTAGATGATAATTTCAAATGTTATTGGAACTTTCCTCTGCATGTTCTTCTAGCAAATTGTTCAGACCATTTTGTTTTTATCAGGAAACACTAGTTGTTTACCAAATGAAGTAATGAACCATCTAGTGATTCTGCCCCATGCAATGTTAGAAAGATTGTCCATTCAGTCTGCACTTAAATTAGTTGATTTCTAACTGTTTTAGCGCTCACATAATTAGTCTACATGGAATATGTGATCATGACTGAACCCTGTCTGCTATGGTGTTATCCATTGTTCAACAAAAATGATAGTACAATGGtacaattttgtttttctttagtTCCTCTTACTGATTTTTACTTTGCTTAAAACAACATTGCATACTTTGCTTTCATTGATATTTTGCTTCTGGTTTCATCATTGCCATATGAAATTCCCTGTAAATACTGTGGAGTAGTTTTGTCAGGCCTATAATACCAATTCTTAATCCTTACATATTATCCTACTGTAGCTGTGATGGTCCATGTATGAGGTCCTTCCATGCAAAAATCGGTACTGGTGAAGATTCCTATTGTGATACACTTGGGTACACTGAGGCAGAAGTTCAGGTAGCCCTTGAACATTTTGAGTGATAAAGAGAGCTCTAAATCTAcaccttttttattttattgagtTATCTTATTCTACTGATTTTTAGGCAATGAAAACTTTCTTGTGCAAAAATTGTGAGCATAAGCAACATCAGTGTTTTATATGTGGAGCTTTAGAACCTTCAGATGGACCAGCTGCTAAGGTATACTGTCATTGCTCACTTCTAATTAGATAAAAAAACTGTTTctttattattcttttttttatgataCAGTGAATTTTATTGTTGAATATGGCCATAGTGGCATAGTGCTATAGCATTCTACTTGTAAGCTCCAAAGTTCTAATGGCATGTTTGGGATAAGGGCCCCATAGGCCTGTTTGAGCTGTCCATGCAGCGGGTGCGATGGTGCCATGAGGGCAGCCGCATCACAATGGCTGTGGAGAAGAGGGAGATGCAAAGActtgtttatttttttgaataatGAATTGAGATACGACCTCATCCTTATATAGCTGGGATGACTTGACCCTTAAGGAACTTTATCATGGTTAAGGTGTCGCTACAGCAGCAAAACACACAGAGGAAGTAAGGTGTTGGTGCCTTGTCTTACAGGAGAAGGAAGGGTTAGAGCTCCAAGGAAAAAGGGGACAGAAAGCAGCGGGTTGTTGATTTAAGTGTGCAGTCACCTTCTTCCTTGCCACAGCTGGCCTGCTGTCGCAGATTCCACGCCACTACTATCAGATCTAGCAGATTGCTGCAGCTTTTGAATCTCTAGCGGAAGTTTTAGTGGGCCTTTATTCaattttcccttttctcttGCTTATCCAATATTTTCCACTAATCATGCCTCAGCCACCTCATGTAGCGTTGTAGTGCCTCGCGCTATGGTGCTGAGGTGATGGTACTGATGGAAATAGCTAACAAATCGATCTAATGTACACAACTTGCTTGAACAGTATCACGTGGGCACTATTCATGTACAGTACCGCTGGCCCTGGATTTGTTGACTGCTTCTATATGGGCCCTAATGACAGAAGTTGTGTAACGATGTAGCAATTATCAGTCGGGCCAATTTAATGCCGCCATGGTAACACCTGATTATTTTAGATTCACTCAAGAGGAAGTAACGCTATATAGTTCAGCAGTTTGGAAGTCCGTATCATAAATTCTAAGTGTGGGATGCTTTTTCAGGGCTTTGTTCTAGTTATGTTTTGTTAATTTTGTCATCTTTCTTTTAGGTGTTTCTTTGTAATAATGCCACGTGTGGGCACTTTTACCACCCAAAATGTGTTGCGCGACAACTTCATtctaaaaacaaaaatgaagccTCAGAACTGGAAATGAAGATAGCAAATGGACATTCATTTACATGCCCCAGCCATTGGTGTTTTcattgcaaaggtttggaggaCAGAACTCAAGAGGAATTACAGTTTGCTGTTTGCAGACGCTGCCCAAAGTCGTATCACAGAAAGTGTTTGCCTAGGTGCTGTTATGAAACAAGTGGTTTGTCTTTTCAAGTTCCATTTCATTTATAATATCTTCTATTTATCTCATGGAAATTGAAATTCTTTCAGAGAAATTTCCTTTGAAGATAGTGAAAATGAGGATGCTATTACACGTGCTTGGGAACTTTCGAAAAGAATTTTGATCTATTGCTTGTATGTGACTTATCCACAGTCTTGCTACTTGCTTTGTCAACATTGTTCATATCAATGATTTTTTGCAAACTGTTACAGGGACCATGAGATAGATACTGACATTGACACACCGATCAGAGACCATATAAAGTTCCCTCGTACTCCAAACATAGAAAAACCTGCAAGACTTCTAAAGAAGTCAACCAAAGTGGTTAAGAAAAAAAGGCCTTTTAGTGAGTCAGTTCCTGATCAACTTTCAACAGAACTTCGAAAACTGCCAGATATGGTTTGCATTCAAGAAAGTGATCGAGCCAGAAAGATTAGTGCTAGGAGTTCATCTGAGCAATTTGTTGTCAAACCCGATAAGAAAAAAGCCAGGTTCTTGAAAGATACACCACAGCCTGATCCATGTCTGCTCAAGGATGCTTCTACAGGCATTACAAAACCTGCAAAAGAGCAGGGAAAACTGTTGGTAACTATGCCTTCATCATCTACTTCTACGAAGATACCCCAAAGTTCATTTCCTAGAGTGGATAGCGAAACAGAGAAGAGGTGAGTCGCTTCTACATAATTACTGGGGATCGAGGTCACAACTATTTGTACCTAggcatttttagttttttagtcatttatatttatattgctACAGTTTTCTTTCATATTCTGTTCTTTTTAAATTGTTTTGTTCTATCTTGTCATGTGCAGAGTAAATGATTATGAGACAGTATGTAGTGTTTATATTTAAGAATCCTCATGGAGCTGAAACAAGATTTTTTTTGTCTTATAGGGTAATGGCCTTGGTGGAAAGAGAAGCCTCTTATTTGACATTAAAGGATATTTCAAGAAAGTGCTTGATGCCTTCAACTCATGCATACTCGGGCAGGCAGGTTGACAGGATTATTGCGACTGGCAAGCTTGAGCGTTCTGTTCAGGTCATTAGTTCTAACATGAATTGATACCCAGTTCACACTATTTATTATTTGGACTCTGTTTTCTTAATGATGGCATTTGTAGGCTGTAGGGGCAGCTTTAAAAATGCTGGAAAATGGAGGCAATGTTAATGATGCTAAAGCAGTCTGTGAACCTGAAGTCTTGAAGCAGCTTACAAGATGGCATGTATGTAAATACTAGacatatattaatctatgttttcATTGCATTATTTTATAGAATCTTTATATATTATTCCTGCTTTGAGATTTTTACTGCACAGGCCCTCTCCTGGATCTAGATGTGATGCGTATTTGCTTTCTAGTGTGAAATATGtattatacatattttttatgtttcaacTGGTACTTGTGTGTTTTCCATTAATAGTGCCATTCCTAACATCTAGTGTGAAATATGTATGGTACTCTTCTTATGTTTTAACTGGTACTTGTGTTTTCCATTAATACTGGCATTACTAAGTAATCTCTTTTACTTGAATGATGTCTTATACCATTTGGGCTTTGGAGTGCAAATTTGTGCTCCTCCACTAACTTATAGCTATATTATGGAGGTTTTAGCACTATCTGCTTCCGATGGGTCTGGTCAGGAATAGCtgtcatttggatttatttggaaaaaTCCAAGTATACCTGTCCTTTTCCctgcgagggggggggggacttAGTCTAGTGTTGCCCCTTATGCCCTTAATTGATTTTAATTATCTTGCGGTTGCCATAAAAGTTGTTCTTTGAATGCGCACATACTACTACAACTAGGCTATCTCCTAACACTACCTTCATTGTTTAAAGCAAAAGAAGACCACAGAAGCAACTTGGGGCGATCTATCACTAATTTGCTGAGCTCTTGATTTGGTGGCTGAGCTCACCACGCATTACATACAAAATATCTGTTCCTAAGCTCAAATTGGGTAGCTCCCAAGCCAGACCAATGTGGGTGCTGAAGGTAATCCTGGTGTTTAGGCTTGGCCATTGGGAGGGTATGTCCGGCACTTGGGTTGTCTAGTAGGGGTGGGACGCTTGCAACCCTTATGAGTGACTCAGTGCATAACAGTCACAAAGAGGCAGTGACAGCCTTGGTACAATGAGTCCCTCACTCCCTCTAGACACAGTCATGGAGGCAACAGCAGTGACCAGGTGACCTACAGGCTGGCTGGAGGACAGGATTCAGCAACTACTAGTAATAGTGTAATACtagttttcattaaaaaaaagtgtatTGTATGGCAATAGTAGGAAGGTTGGAAGAGAATGTGCATCGGAGTTACAGTACCTGCACTAATGTGGGTATGCTCTGTTTGGAGTTAACAGGGGTAAATAATACCACCCCAGCATTGGTATCTGATTTTTTTAGGGAAAACACTGTAGGGGAAGCACCCAcagtaaatatattataataaaataaagtaaattACAAACGACTCAACCAGGAGGAAAGAGTTGATCTCTCATCTATACCTAAACGAAAAAGAAGGGATAAGTCATTCTTAAAGAATGCCATCCAAGAGAGGACAGAGGGGGAACATTATCAAAAATGGGTCCATTTCGCTGCTTCCAAATGGTGTCTGAAATCATGTCCAAAACATCTACTATTCTTGACTTgagtacattttttttctgtgaaAAGTTGCAATCTTATATGTTTTTCACTATGTGTTTGCATGAATGAGCACTAATTTTCTCCAATATGTAATTACTTTGGAGTTATGATGTTTAGTTGGGTGGAAAATTTTCCCTTATACCTTGCAATGTAATGGTATTTGACTAATTTTTACCAACTTTTGATTGTTTGTCCTTCCAGAGTAAGCTCAGAGTATATATATCACCTTTCATTTATGGTACTCGCTACAGTTCGTTTGGTCGGCATTTTACAAAGGTGGAAAAGCTTGTTGAGGTATACTTGAATCCAGATATATGTTGATAGTGAGTTGTATATAAATGCGTAACTATATACCTATTAACCCTCCGGATCTATTTGGAAAGGCACCACAAACCGGATGTTAGATGCAGAGATTCATTGAAAAGAAAGTCTCCAGTCTCAATCTAAGTGTCATCTTGTGATGGCTCTTGTAAACAAATATCCTCTCATCTGTTTTCTAGCATGGCTGATGGCTTTATGAGTTATGATAACCACATTGGCATTTAACTGCggttatacatacatatacatatacatatacatatacatatacatatacatatacatatacatatacatatacatatacatatacatatacatatacatatacatatacatatacatatacatatacatatacatatacatatacatatacatatacatatacatatacatatacatatacatatacatacacatatacatacacacacacacacacacttgcGTGCAATTTGTTGAGAAGTGTTTTCTgcctcaaaaaaaaatgaaatattgCAGACTAGGTTTAAGAAAGTAGAGAAAAACCAGAAATCCTGTCTGATTTTTTGCCTTTTTAAAAAGGTCCAATTCAAGGCATAAATGACATCTTTCTTCCTTGTAGAATAGATGCTTTTTTTTATGTGTTATATACCTGATTCAAATATAGAATCTTGAAAACCCTtgctcttaaaaaaaaaacattgtagaATATGTTTTTTTGCCATCTGGCTAGGGAGCAGATTTTTTGACATGTTTTCCTAATCCTCTTATCCTCACTGTAGATCATCAAATAAGAATGTCAGTATGCTATGTTGATGTACTTATAAAGACTTATCTTATTATTCACTATACATACAATGACTTAAGGAGAAGGAAACAAGTGCGAACAAACTGGATCTTCCCTAGGAAAATTTTGGCTGGACACCATAAACTTGTCAAGGATATTACTTCTAAACACAAATGATAAAACCTGACTCTGATTTCTTGCAGTCATCACCTCATGCATACTTCCATGATTTCTTATTAATACATCGCTTAAAACCACACATTTATCTTCGCTTTGTTTTCTTccccttaatgaaatgaaacgcAGTTCTCTTgcattttcgagaaaaaaaactgCACATTTATGGTCATAGCTCTAGAGAACCCCAAATTTCATGTCTAAATGCACCCAAACAAGGCTTGTGGTCATAAATTTTCATAGACCTAACCAGAGCCAAAATGTAGCATATGCTTGTGTTCAAATTGATGTCTGCTAGCAAGGTGAACAACTGTAGTACTGTACCATTGTCTCATGTGGTTGTGTCTCAACCAAAGCTAAGCTTAGTAGGATTTTGTTGGAGGCAGGGACAAATTTGTTGACAACGTTCATTGATCCATAGTAAAACCAACCGAATGCAATACCTTGGGGATGAGTGCCATTAGCCAATAAATCTGCGGTGTTCTGCTAACATAACCTTTAGCATGTGGTTTATGTAATTTTCTTGTTTATGTGTTATTTCTCTTGATTGGGTAATATAGTTGTAACTTTACTTTTCTTGTTTCTTGGTATAGATTGTTGATAAGCTTCATTGCTACGTGGAACCTGGTGACACGGTATGTATTTTTTAGTACAAGAATCACATGTTTATTCATTGGTAGATTACATCCTCCATATGATGAGTGTAATACAATAAAATGGCTGTGGCCTAATAAGCTACCAGTAGTGCCTGCACTTCTATAGTAGTAGTGATCTGTCTAATTTGGCAGGTTATCTTAGTTGGTGCTCTTTAAGGAATGATTAGAGCTTTTATCCATATCAATATTCAATTTTGATACGTTTGTATCTGGTATCATATGATAATTGTACACCTTTATATTGATATAAATATTTGAGTATGGCTCACCTTTACTGTTCTCATAAAAATCGAGCTGGGTTATCTCTGAGTTCTTCTGTTGGGTCTTTCGAATGGTGTATGGATGGTTGTCCCCAAATAGGTCCCTGTGCTTTCAGCCTGCCACTGTAAGCTGGTGTCCCGTGCAAAAGAAACTTGTTCCTTGCAGCTTTTAATAGAAGCTGGACCATATGGTCTTTGGTCTGAAAATATTgttctaattaaaaaaaaattatccctTGACTGAAACAGATATATAACATTACTAGTCCAATGCTGTGTTTTACACCAGTCCTTGatcattttaaatttaattaactGTAGATAGTGGACTTCTGCTGTGGTGCAAATGATTTCAGCCgattgatgaaagaaaaacttgaCAAAGTCCAGAAGAAGTGTCATTTCAAGAATTATGATCTTATCCAGCCGCAGGTAAAATGGAGGCCATCAATCATTTTTCATTCAATTTTCCTTctggggaaaaaaaatctgagtTTTATGATCCTTTGGAATGCCATTGCTTTCTTTTATATTAAATAGAACTCCTCAATGCAAATGCGTTAGAACTCAGCCAGTTCCAAACTCTATTATCATAGCCAGAAAGTGAAGTCTATTAGCATTTAACAGGTCATCATGCACATTCTGATAAGCATGCATTGTGTATGTGTTTTGCAGAATTGCTTCGCCTTCGAAAGGAAAGATTGGATGACTGTACGGCCAAAAGAATTGCCTCATGGATCCAAACTAGTATGTTTAATTTGGACATTATTTAACTCAAATTTgctaatttaaaataattataacaTCTGATTGCTTCTTGATTAGATAATGGGGCTTAATCCTCCTTTTGGAGTCAAAGCATCTCTTGCGAACAAATTTATTGACAAGGCATTGACCTTTAAGCCTAAGCTCGTTATATTGATTGTCCCAAAGGAAACAAAAAGGTAACCAACACGTACCCATTCCTTAGAAAATTGAGTTGAACTTGTCTTACTAACACATGGCAAAATATCAGGTGAAGATCTAAAGTATTTAATGTGAAGCATCTGATCGCCTGGGCCAAATTGGGGCTGATTGGATTTtaactatgttttttttaaaaaaaatagatttcaCCTGATATTGCTTTCACATAATGACATAATATCACTTATTTTGGTGTAACGTATGTTCCTTACTTCCATATCTGTCTCCACTCTTTGGCCATCAGGTTGGATCAAAAGAAGACACCTTATGATTTGATTTGGGAGGATAGTGATTGTCTTTCGGGAAAGGTAAAGACCGTCAGGAAAATTTATTGAAGTTTAAACTTCCCCTTTTTATCATATACCCGTTCTTCCTAACATTTTTCTTGTAATTTAGGCATTTTATTTGCCTGGTTCTGTTGATGTTAATGATAAAGTAGTTGAAGGGTGGAATGCCTCTGCACCACCTCTCCATTTATGGAGCCATCCTGATTGGACAAGGAAGCACAGGAAAGTAGCTGAGGAGCATAACCACACTAGCATAGGGAGGATCGCTTCCCATGTTGAAGAAGATAATCTATCAGATAACCTCCCTATGATGAAAGAAACTGAATCTTATGGTATACATAACTCTAGATCAGGGAAAGAGGAGAATGCAGGACAAACTTCATGCAATCTCAAAGGGACCAATCTATCAGATCTCCCTGTGAGGAGACAGGCTGAAGCTGGCAACAAACGAAATGTTGGACCAGGCAAAGAGAAAGAGACTACAGAGAAGACATCATGCGATGTCAGAGAGGTTATTCTATCAGATGATCGTCCTGTGAAGACACAAGCTGGATATGGACAAGTGAAAGCTAAAGAGTACCATAGATCCGATAGCCTTCCTGTGAAGAAACAAGCTGAGACTAATTACCAGCAAATCTCTCAATCAGGAAAGGAGAAAGAGCATAGCATGGATGAAAGCAATAGCACTCATAACAGGAGCAGGAAAAGAACCCCTGATCAGGTTGATGGGAGCCTCCCTCCAGAAAAACAAGTGGAAGTTGCTTATGAGGAAAGAATGGCTATTCCTATCAAGAAGAGTACTCACCAAGAAAAACAACTAGATGCAGGAGACAGATTAAATGCTCATAGAGGATCAGAGATTATGGGTGCCAAATTCACAGAACAAGCGAACTCTGACATGAGCATGTCATCCTCTGACTCCAGTAATGCTCAAAACAAATCCAGAAGCGGTTCCCCTTTTATTCCAATTGGACACCCTGCTGATAAGAGTACAGGTCGAGATAGTTTTATTAGTTATCCTCCAAAAGAACATCTTGTCTCTAAGCAGGCTACTTATCAGGGCAGATATTTAGCAAGCAATAATGAATGCAACAATGCATTTGAAGGGAAGATTGATCCTCCATTTCATACCAATATCGATGATATCTCCAGGAAGTTCAGCCCTGGTACTGACTTCGAAGTGAACAGGCAGCATTTCACTGCCCCAACTGGCAACGTGTACAGTTTGCAATCTCTAAGAGATAGTGACAGGTTTTATAGGACGCAGCGCTCAGAAGACAGGAACACTAATTCTCTTGAGAGCACAACTGGTGATGCACCTTTGCATGGACACCCCACAAGGTACAGTCGACAAGTTGGTGATGATAATTATCTACAAACCAGTAGGGTCCCATCAACATTGCATGAGCAGGCACATCCAAGAACGCATGTTGGACATGCTGATGGTTACTTACAGACAAGTCAATACTCCCTTGGATCTTCAGGTGCTACATATGGTCAGCAAACATCTTCATATGGACTCCCCGGTACGAGTACACCATATAGCATTATGGACAAGTATGCTCCTGGATTCTTGGCTCCAAGTGCACAAAGAAGCTCAGTTATGGACATGTACGCCCTGGTTCCAAGTGCATCTGGAAGCTCGGTTATGGACAAGTATGCTCCACCTTTAGAGGATACAAACTACAGTGCACGAGGGGTTCCACAATACCCGTACCGACAGCTAGGCTCTTCTGGTGGGGGTTGGCCTCGTAGCTGACCACACTTCAGTTTACCTGATCACCGTTTTGAATGTCATTGACGGCTGATGCAgcgcttgctttttttttttccttctgagAGATCTGCTGCCATGTTATTTCTGCGTTCCATTTGATGAATACTAAAGTGGATCACTTGTACAGGAATAGAAATCTCACCCTCCAAGAAAATGAGCAAGATCCTAGCTTACTAATGTAGTGTACACTGTGACCCTAGACTGACGAATGCCCAGATTCCAGTATGCTGGTTGTTGGGCAAGTGGGTAATCCATATGGTTTCGAATTTTTGTGATATTTCAGCTCTAACAATCCTGCCTGATTTTTTCCCCCTGAAGTTTCGTGTATAGGGAGCGACTTTGGCTGAGTTTGCAGCATTTTGAATGGAATGTTAACAGGCTTTGGCTGAGTTACTGATGAAAAACTGAAATGTCCTGGACCAACTTGAAACTTGTAGGGAGGGAGCCCTTCTGTAGATTGGCACCCTTcatgttttaattttattcaAAAGATTCCTTTTTAAGTTTATCTTTTAGTCTAAAATGGTCCCTTGGCCCACTTAAAGCGTCATGTGGGTTTGTGAACTCAAGAAATATTTACCCTTGATGGCAAAATTTCTACGAAGGTGTGTTATTTAGTCCGTATTTATTTAGAGTATGCACATGCGTACATGTTCATTCAACAGATAAGAAGATATCTTTGACCTCCAAGTTTCTCTGGCGTGCACAGTATATGCGTCCTTGGTTATAACTTATACTAAACCAAATTCGGTTAGGTGACTTCATATGTAGTGTTTGACGTTGCAATGTTGGAAAATCTCCATGTAGTATTGTGATTGAATTGCTCAAGAATTTCCGGGCAAAATCATATCAAATCCAAGCATCCTTAGTGGGACATAAACTAGCAGCTATATAACCTATTATTTTCCAGAACGATGAATTTGTATCGCTGAAAGGATGATTGGCTAGGCCAATTATTTCAAACTCACAGAAAACCTATAACCATTTTTTAGGGGGAAAAAACTGCATAACATAGGTAACGGTGTCATCCGTCACTCCCCAAAATCTCAAGCGAATATTTTATCTAAAAcaattaaagctattattttttGCAAACCTTTTATCTAAAACAAGGTTAAGAACAAGCCTTCCTGCTGCTACAACTACTCCCCTCTGTTTCAAAACATAAGCATTCCTGATTCAGGACAAGCATAGCCAGATACATAGCCATGCTTATAACTTGGAACAGATGGAGAAATTTTACACAACATGGTGCCGATCTTGACcagacaaagaaaaaaaaaatctgatg encodes the following:
- the LOC4324025 gene encoding protein ENHANCED DOWNY MILDEW 2 isoform X2, producing the protein MAKNPVSRMMFDDDDDEPQLNAVDNYYLLDAREVPVCLSVLPFQFKDTDEVPECKKDVFLWGTADPGIKVYRKVIAWKLGLQGKQPEISVLSAEGSWISLTKPKNSYEEKIRTILITVQMLHFLKKKPEEPEKNLWSHLRKIFDKFEVRPSEDDLRNHRLLIKHFAEKDSTLAKSEILQGFTQETSRKKFSEVGSDKVEIKVPFIADDEDIEEMADVDNNIESDEEEEEDLFDSICSICDNGGDLLCCDGPCMRSFHAKIGTGEDSYCDTLGYTEAEVQAMKTFLCKNCEHKQHQCFICGALEPSDGPAAKVFLCNNATCGHFYHPKCVARQLHSKNKNEASELEMKIANGHSFTCPSHWCFHCKGLEDRTQEELQFAVCRRCPKSYHRKCLPREISFEDSENEDAITRAWELSKRILIYCLDHEIDTDIDTPIRDHIKFPRTPNIEKPARLLKKSTKVVKKKRPFSESVPDQLSTELRKLPDMVCIQESDRARKISARSSSEQFVVKPDKKKARFLKDTPQPDPCLLKDASTGITKPAKEQGKLLVTMPSSSTSTKIPQSSFPRVDSETEKRVMALVEREASYLTLKDISRKCLMPSTHAYSGRQVDRIIATGKLERSVQAVGAALKMLENGGNVNDAKAVCEPEVLKQLTRWHIVDKLHCYVEPGDTIVDFCCGANDFSRLMKEKLDKVQKKCHFKNYDLIQPQNCFAFERKDWMTVRPKELPHGSKLIMGLNPPFGVKASLANKFIDKALTFKPKLVILIVPKETKRLDQKKTPYDLIWEDSDCLSGKAFYLPGSVDVNDKVVEGWNASAPPLHLWSHPDWTRKHRKVAEEHNHTSIGRIASHVEEDNLSDNLPMMKETESYGIHNSRSGKEENAGQTSCNLKGTNLSDLPVRRQAEAGNKRNVGPGKEKETTEKTSCDVREVILSDDRPVKTQAGYGQVKAKEYHRSDSLPVKKQAETNYQQISQSGKEKEHSMDESNSTHNRSRKRTPDQVDGSLPPEKQVEVAYEERMAIPIKKSTHQEKQLDAGDRLNAHRGSEIMGAKFTEQANSDMSMSSSDSSNAQNKSRSGSPFIPIGHPADKSTGRDSFISYPPKEHLVSKQATYQGRYLASNNECNNAFEGKIDPPFHTNIDDISRKFSPGTDFEVNRQHFTAPTGNVYSLQSLRDSDRFYRTQRSEDRNTNSLESTTGDAPLHGHPTRYSRQVGDDNYLQTSRVPSTLHEQAHPRTHVGHADGYLQTSQYSLGSSGATYGQQTSSYGLPGTSTPYSIMDKYAPGFLAPSAQRSSVMDMYALVPSASGSSVMDKYAPPLEDTNYSARGVPQYPYRQLGSSGGGWPRS
- the LOC4324025 gene encoding protein ENHANCED DOWNY MILDEW 2 isoform X1; this encodes MAKNPVSRMMFDDDDDEPQLNAVDNYYLLDAREVPVCLSVLPFQFKDTDEVPECKKDVFLWGTADPGIKVYRKVIAWKLGLQGKQPEISVLSAEGSWISLTKPKNSYEEKIRTILITVQMLHFLKKKPEEPEKNLWSHLRKIFDKFEVRPSEDDLRNHRLLIKHFAEKDSTLAKSEILQGFTQETSRKKFSEVGSDKVEIKVPFIADDEDIEEMADVDNNIESDEEEEEDLFDSICSICDNGGDLLCCDGPCMRSFHAKIGTGEDSYCDTLGYTEAEVQAMKTFLCKNCEHKQHQCFICGALEPSDGPAAKVFLCNNATCGHFYHPKCVARQLHSKNKNEASELEMKIANGHSFTCPSHWCFHCKGLEDRTQEELQFAVCRRCPKSYHRKCLPREISFEDSENEDAITRAWELSKRILIYCLDHEIDTDIDTPIRDHIKFPRTPNIEKPARLLKKSTKVVKKKRPFSESVPDQLSTELRKLPDMVCIQESDRARKISARSSSEQFVVKPDKKKARFLKDTPQPDPCLLKDASTGITKPAKEQGKLLVTMPSSSTSTKIPQSSFPRVDSETEKRVMALVEREASYLTLKDISRKCLMPSTHAYSGRQVDRIIATGKLERSVQAVGAALKMLENGGNVNDAKAVCEPEVLKQLTRWHSKLRVYISPFIYGTRYSSFGRHFTKVEKLVEIVDKLHCYVEPGDTIVDFCCGANDFSRLMKEKLDKVQKKCHFKNYDLIQPQNCFAFERKDWMTVRPKELPHGSKLIMGLNPPFGVKASLANKFIDKALTFKPKLVILIVPKETKRLDQKKTPYDLIWEDSDCLSGKAFYLPGSVDVNDKVVEGWNASAPPLHLWSHPDWTRKHRKVAEEHNHTSIGRIASHVEEDNLSDNLPMMKETESYGIHNSRSGKEENAGQTSCNLKGTNLSDLPVRRQAEAGNKRNVGPGKEKETTEKTSCDVREVILSDDRPVKTQAGYGQVKAKEYHRSDSLPVKKQAETNYQQISQSGKEKEHSMDESNSTHNRSRKRTPDQVDGSLPPEKQVEVAYEERMAIPIKKSTHQEKQLDAGDRLNAHRGSEIMGAKFTEQANSDMSMSSSDSSNAQNKSRSGSPFIPIGHPADKSTGRDSFISYPPKEHLVSKQATYQGRYLASNNECNNAFEGKIDPPFHTNIDDISRKFSPGTDFEVNRQHFTAPTGNVYSLQSLRDSDRFYRTQRSEDRNTNSLESTTGDAPLHGHPTRYSRQVGDDNYLQTSRVPSTLHEQAHPRTHVGHADGYLQTSQYSLGSSGATYGQQTSSYGLPGTSTPYSIMDKYAPGFLAPSAQRSSVMDMYALVPSASGSSVMDKYAPPLEDTNYSARGVPQYPYRQLGSSGGGWPRS